One segment of Rhodothermus bifroesti DNA contains the following:
- a CDS encoding HAD family hydrolase yields the protein MRSTKGPSKPIRFIYFDLDDTLLDHRAAERAALADLKTLLPHVFAHVAIDELQATYHAINTALWQQYQQGAIDRATLLHSRFAQLIEALQLVDVTPEQLNTIYLAHYPRHWRWTQGAQKAFLTIAQHFPVGLLTNGFAPIQRAKLAHFPELSRHARCVIISEEVGVAKPHPELFNHAAAAAGLPPEALLYVGDSWHSDVQGAYHAGWQVAWYHPSEPTAAAAAGVFAFAHWPKLLRWLGLHRGSR from the coding sequence ATGCGCTCTACGAAAGGCCCCTCTAAGCCTATTCGCTTCATTTATTTTGACCTAGACGATACGCTGCTCGATCACCGCGCAGCCGAACGGGCTGCCTTGGCAGATCTCAAAACCCTCCTGCCCCACGTCTTTGCGCACGTCGCTATAGACGAGCTGCAGGCCACCTACCATGCGATCAACACAGCCCTATGGCAACAGTACCAGCAAGGCGCAATCGATCGCGCTACACTCCTGCATAGCCGCTTTGCTCAGCTCATCGAAGCCCTACAGCTTGTCGACGTAACACCTGAACAATTGAACACCATTTACTTGGCGCATTACCCTCGACACTGGCGCTGGACTCAGGGAGCTCAAAAGGCGTTTCTTACCATAGCGCAGCACTTTCCGGTAGGCCTGCTGACCAACGGTTTTGCCCCCATTCAGCGGGCCAAGTTAGCTCACTTCCCCGAGCTGAGCCGCCATGCCCGCTGTGTGATTATTAGTGAAGAAGTGGGGGTGGCCAAGCCCCATCCCGAACTATTTAACCATGCCGCAGCTGCTGCAGGCCTTCCTCCTGAGGCACTGCTCTACGTGGGCGACTCCTGGCACAGCGACGTGCAAGGTGCATACCACGCTGGTTGGCAGGTGGCCTGGTACCACCCGTCGGAACCCACTGCTGCTGCAGCTGCAGGCGTCTTTGCTTTTGCGCATTGGCCCAAGCTTTTACGCTGGCTCGGTCTGCATAGGGGTAGCCGTTAG
- a CDS encoding aminotransferase class I/II-fold pyridoxal phosphate-dependent enzyme: MPMSDTVHNPQDRLAVPQVSTAEPSLFVKCHRFFDPTGDYARVRAAGLYPYFRPIERNEGTRAIINGREVIMAGSNNYLGLTSDPRVKEAAIEAIRKYGTGCTGSRFLNGTLDLHLELEARLARFMGREACILFSTGYMTNMGVIQALTSKNDIIFSDKDNHASIVAGTQVSLATTVRYRHNDLNHLRRLLERAQLEHPEAGKLIVTDGVFSMSGVIARVPELVELAEEFGAALMLDDAHAVGVIGPGGRGSAAYFGLEHKAHLTVGTFSKSFASLGGFCVGDRDVIEYIRHTSSAHIFSASMPPANVATVLKCLDILESEPERLERLWKISDYMREGFRSAGFNVWNSQTPIIPVVIGDMMTCFRFWRDLLEEGVFVNAVVPPAVPQGQALMRTSFMATHTDEELDYILEAFYRVGKRHGVI; encoded by the coding sequence ATTCCCATGTCTGACACCGTTCACAATCCACAGGACCGGCTGGCCGTCCCGCAGGTGTCTACCGCAGAGCCCAGCCTGTTTGTCAAATGCCATCGGTTTTTTGATCCAACGGGAGATTATGCGCGTGTCCGTGCTGCAGGGTTATATCCCTACTTTCGACCTATTGAGCGCAACGAAGGTACACGGGCAATCATTAACGGCCGTGAGGTCATCATGGCCGGGTCGAACAATTACTTAGGCCTCACTTCAGACCCTCGGGTCAAGGAGGCAGCCATCGAAGCCATTCGCAAGTATGGGACTGGCTGCACCGGTAGCCGCTTTCTCAATGGCACACTCGATCTGCATCTGGAGCTTGAAGCCCGCTTGGCCCGCTTTATGGGACGCGAGGCCTGCATTTTGTTTTCCACGGGCTACATGACGAACATGGGCGTCATCCAAGCCCTCACGTCCAAAAACGATATCATCTTTTCAGATAAAGACAACCATGCAAGCATTGTGGCCGGCACGCAAGTCAGCCTGGCTACCACGGTACGTTACCGGCATAACGACCTTAACCACCTGCGCCGTCTGCTGGAACGGGCACAACTTGAGCACCCAGAGGCTGGGAAGCTCATCGTAACCGACGGGGTGTTTTCGATGAGCGGGGTCATTGCCCGCGTGCCCGAACTCGTAGAACTTGCCGAAGAATTCGGTGCCGCCCTAATGCTCGACGACGCACACGCCGTAGGCGTGATTGGTCCTGGCGGGCGCGGATCAGCGGCTTACTTTGGCCTGGAGCACAAAGCGCACCTAACGGTCGGGACTTTTTCCAAAAGCTTTGCCTCTCTAGGAGGTTTTTGCGTAGGCGACCGCGACGTGATCGAATACATTCGCCATACCAGCTCAGCGCATATCTTCTCGGCCTCCATGCCGCCAGCTAACGTAGCTACGGTACTCAAGTGCCTAGACATTCTTGAAAGCGAGCCTGAGCGCTTAGAACGCCTCTGGAAAATCTCCGACTACATGCGCGAAGGATTCCGCAGCGCAGGTTTCAACGTCTGGAACAGCCAAACGCCTATTATCCCGGTTGTGATCGGCGACATGATGACCTGTTTCCGGTTCTGGCGCGACCTGCTCGAAGAAGGCGTTTTTGTCAACGCCGTGGTACCCCCGGCTGTACCGCAAGGCCAAGCGCTGATGCGCACTTCGTTCATGGCTACCCATACCGACGAGGAACTCGATTATATTCTAGAAGCCTTCTATCGGGTAGGTAAGCGCCACGGCGTCATTTGA
- a CDS encoding AGE family epimerase/isomerase, translated as MDVPKVNRTPTIDRAQVAWLYQEVQQELTGNILPFWTARTPDPKYGGFVGRVGPDGSPDPEAPRGAILNARILWTFAAAYRQLHQPCYRALAERAYAYIREYFMDPVQGGVYWLVAANGQPLDTRKHVYAQAFAIYGLSEWCRASGEAEACLLAQTLYQLLERYCADGTPGSYIEACDQSWQPLSDVRLSDKDAPEPRSMNTHLHVLEAYTNLYRVWPDAHLAQQLRALVERFLQSMYHPATGHLGLFFDERWQPRSRAISFGHDIEASWLLLEAADVLGDAALRARVRNVALHLARATLAEGVAADGSLYYEINEAGELNTDRHWWPQAEAFVGFLNAFQESCDPTFFEAAVRLWRYIRQVQCDRQGGEWFARVRADGTPYADDKVDFWKCPYHNARACLEGLRRLKTLLHIETAV; from the coding sequence GTGGATGTCCCAAAAGTGAATCGAACACCTACGATTGATCGTGCTCAGGTAGCATGGCTCTACCAAGAAGTGCAGCAGGAGCTTACGGGCAACATTCTGCCGTTTTGGACAGCGCGCACGCCCGATCCAAAATACGGGGGATTTGTTGGGCGCGTAGGACCGGACGGCAGTCCCGATCCCGAAGCGCCGCGAGGTGCGATCTTGAACGCCCGTATTTTGTGGACTTTTGCCGCAGCCTACCGGCAACTGCACCAGCCCTGCTATCGGGCATTGGCTGAGCGAGCCTATGCCTATATCCGGGAATATTTTATGGATCCTGTACAGGGAGGCGTCTACTGGCTCGTTGCTGCCAATGGGCAGCCTTTAGATACGCGCAAGCACGTCTACGCACAGGCATTTGCGATTTACGGCCTGAGTGAATGGTGCCGAGCAAGTGGCGAGGCGGAAGCCTGCCTGCTGGCACAAACGCTCTACCAACTTTTGGAGAGGTATTGTGCTGATGGCACCCCTGGGAGCTATATCGAGGCCTGTGACCAAAGTTGGCAACCGCTGAGCGATGTGCGCCTAAGCGATAAAGACGCTCCTGAGCCTCGCAGCATGAATACCCATTTGCATGTACTTGAAGCCTATACCAACCTCTACCGCGTGTGGCCAGACGCCCACCTAGCCCAGCAGCTTCGGGCCTTAGTGGAACGTTTTCTACAGTCCATGTATCATCCTGCTACAGGCCACCTGGGACTGTTTTTTGACGAACGCTGGCAGCCTCGCTCACGCGCCATTTCCTTTGGACACGACATCGAAGCCAGCTGGCTACTGCTGGAGGCAGCCGACGTGCTGGGCGATGCCGCATTGCGTGCACGGGTGCGGAACGTTGCGCTACATCTGGCCCGAGCGACGCTGGCCGAAGGTGTAGCAGCTGACGGCAGCCTCTATTACGAAATCAATGAAGCAGGAGAGCTCAATACCGACCGCCACTGGTGGCCGCAAGCAGAAGCCTTCGTAGGCTTTTTAAATGCCTTTCAGGAAAGCTGCGACCCCACTTTTTTTGAGGCTGCTGTGCGCCTCTGGCGCTACATCCGCCAAGTCCAATGCGATCGCCAAGGCGGCGAATGGTTTGCCCGCGTGCGCGCCGACGGCACGCCTTATGCCGACGACAAGGTGGATTTTTGGAAATGCCCTTACCACAACGCCCGGGCCTGCTTGGAAGGCCTGCGCCGATTGAAAACCCTCCTGCATATCGAAACAGCCGTGTGA
- a CDS encoding response regulator codes for MSVPQVANGQRWLMLLLDADAALHPFIQAALRRAPYAALRQLECHATTSVQEAQQLLSQYRYQLALISLESVGHPTLPLLENAVLTRQLVREATSDPPLIVAMTSVGSQAERAQILELGFSGYLCKPFTLGTLFESLAAALDLA; via the coding sequence ATGTCTGTCCCCCAAGTTGCCAATGGCCAGCGTTGGCTTATGCTTCTACTGGATGCCGACGCGGCCTTGCATCCGTTTATCCAGGCTGCTTTACGACGGGCACCCTACGCAGCGCTGCGCCAACTGGAATGCCATGCCACCACCTCTGTTCAAGAAGCCCAACAGCTTCTGTCCCAGTATCGCTATCAGCTTGCGCTTATTTCCTTGGAATCGGTAGGACACCCTACTTTGCCCCTTCTGGAGAATGCAGTGCTGACGCGTCAGTTAGTACGCGAGGCAACCTCAGACCCTCCTCTTATTGTTGCCATGACCTCCGTAGGAAGCCAGGCCGAGCGCGCACAAATTCTGGAACTAGGCTTTTCGGGCTACCTGTGTAAACCGTTTACGCTGGGGACGCTTTTTGAATCGTTGGCTGCTGCACTTGACCTGGCCTAA
- a CDS encoding glycosyltransferase family protein has protein sequence MARIVYALSGQGRGHASRVLAIARELRQRGHELLFCGGGTACDVLQASGETVLPVPSLRQVLHGNRMQLLATLRANATTLRKLRTLLDELTEKLSAFRPHLLITDFEALTPRAAERLGVPVLSFNHQQIVTETRYPLPLRYWLDAALACLAIRLIAPKRPLHVLLTSFFFPPLRRPERTTLIPPIIRSEIQQLRPVSGEAILVYVNQPEGVGHLPQVLAQLAVPFILYNLPPPEDAARYPNLIFKKPSLDEFLHDLACAQAVVCTAGFTLISEALYLGKPLLVMPNRGIFEQTLNALFLERDGMGMAVYDRLLRPEDVRRFLENLPYYRSRLWAYPKRPGNEAALACIEQLLLRLERRAYRGKRVQTLHENILRFSV, from the coding sequence ATGGCACGGATCGTTTATGCGCTAAGTGGACAAGGACGTGGCCATGCTTCGCGTGTACTGGCCATCGCGCGAGAGCTTCGGCAACGCGGCCATGAATTGCTCTTCTGCGGCGGTGGTACAGCATGCGACGTGCTGCAAGCCAGCGGCGAAACGGTCCTGCCTGTTCCTTCCTTACGCCAGGTATTGCATGGCAACCGCATGCAACTCCTAGCCACACTGCGTGCCAATGCTACTACTCTACGTAAGCTACGGACCCTGCTAGATGAGCTGACCGAAAAGCTGTCCGCCTTTCGACCGCATTTGCTTATTACCGATTTTGAAGCTCTCACGCCCCGAGCAGCTGAGCGTCTTGGGGTGCCTGTGCTTTCCTTCAATCATCAACAGATTGTTACAGAAACGCGTTACCCGCTTCCTTTACGCTACTGGCTAGATGCGGCGCTAGCTTGCCTAGCTATCCGCCTGATTGCACCTAAACGACCGCTACATGTGCTGCTGACCTCCTTTTTCTTTCCTCCACTGCGCCGGCCCGAACGCACCACATTGATCCCTCCCATCATCCGCTCTGAAATACAACAGCTTAGGCCCGTCTCTGGAGAAGCCATTCTAGTTTACGTCAATCAGCCCGAAGGCGTTGGTCATCTACCGCAGGTGCTCGCACAACTAGCTGTACCGTTTATCCTTTATAACCTGCCACCCCCAGAAGATGCCGCACGCTATCCGAACCTAATCTTTAAAAAACCCTCGCTTGATGAATTTCTTCACGACCTAGCCTGCGCTCAAGCGGTAGTGTGCACCGCCGGGTTTACGCTCATCAGTGAAGCACTTTATCTGGGCAAGCCACTTTTGGTCATGCCGAATCGGGGTATCTTTGAACAAACCTTGAATGCTTTGTTTCTTGAGCGTGACGGAATGGGCATGGCTGTCTACGACCGCTTGCTGCGCCCTGAAGACGTCCGTCGCTTTTTAGAGAACCTTCCTTATTACCGCTCCCGGTTATGGGCTTACCCCAAGCGACCAGGGAACGAAGCTGCGCTAGCATGCATCGAGCAGCTGCTGCTGCGTCTGGAAAGGCGTGCTTACCGGGGCAAGCGTGTGCAAACCCTACATGAAAATATCCTACGATTTTCGGTTTGA
- a CDS encoding DUF493 domain-containing protein, producing MGSLSQNAWWDRFQALLDDQNDWPAEYLFKFIAPSTEREALRAVFGHYPVTIRESRKGNYVSLTARMEVQSSDEIIAIYKAAARVPGIIAL from the coding sequence ATGGGAAGTTTATCTCAAAACGCCTGGTGGGATCGATTTCAAGCATTGCTGGATGATCAAAACGACTGGCCCGCGGAATATCTTTTCAAGTTCATTGCCCCTTCAACGGAGCGCGAAGCCTTACGTGCCGTGTTCGGCCACTACCCGGTTACCATCCGAGAGTCGCGTAAAGGAAACTACGTGAGCCTGACCGCGCGCATGGAGGTCCAGTCGAGCGACGAGATTATCGCTATCTACAAAGCAGCCGCCCGTGTGCCTGGAATCATTGCCTTGTAG